A genomic region of Hypomesus transpacificus isolate Combined female chromosome 19, fHypTra1, whole genome shotgun sequence contains the following coding sequences:
- the bean1 gene encoding protein BEAN1, with the protein MLMKLICSVSANQSSPAHDYPDCRVGGGEASLLVSPLVVAGIVIGLVLLLSCVTIIVGSLRKDSRLHNPHLRASYAPDGLSYGGSLGDLRSTCMDEFPPAFDFDSYTESLSQSHTLYPDSPPHYEECVGPGATQIYVPTDDPPPYSLTDPCQQHQETPYRSLETSASASWLAPSTASHYPIRLQDLRRQPIASISLSTLPQEDAPPYEAVVHEQHQPLPLMPLDVLKYQSENSLPPQPDQHRIL; encoded by the exons TGAGCGCCAACCAGAGCAGCCCAGCCCATGACTACCCAGACTGCCGTGTGGGTGGCGGGGAGGCCAGTCtgctggtgtctcctctggtggTGGCGGGCATCGTCATCGGCCTGGTCCTCCTCCTATCCTGTGTCACCATCATTGTGGGCAGCCTGCGCAAGGACAGCCGTCTGCACAACCCACACCTGCGTGCCAGCTACG CCCCTGACGGTCTCTCCTACGGGGGCTCTCTTGGGGACCTGAGGTCCACCTGCATGGATGAGTTTCCTCCTGCCTTCGACTTTGACTCCTACACAGAGAGCCTGTCTCAGAGTCACACCCTGTACCCTGATTCTCCTCCTCA CTATGAGGAGTGTGTGGGGCCCGGAGCCACACAGATCTATGTTCCCACAGATGATCCCCCTCCCTACTCGCTGACGGACCCCTGTCAGCAGCACCAGGAGACCCCCTACAGAAGCCTGGAGACATCTGCTTCAGCTTCCTGGTTAGCTCCCAGCACTGCCTCACATTACCCAATCAGACTTCAGGATCTCAGGCGGCAGCCAATCGCCTCCATCTCCCTTTCAACCCTCCCCCAAGAGGATGCACCCCCTTACGAGGCAGTGGTGCATGAACAGCACCAACCCCTTCCCTTGATGCCACTGGACGTGCTCAAATACCAATCAGAAAACAGCCTCCCGCCACAACCAGATCAGCACAGGATTCTGTAA
- the si:ch211-189a15.5 gene encoding spermatogenesis-associated protein 2: MTNSPDQTPDDRHIVFEEYQDYYIQTGSPEVCKETPVTEKAVRFLSDSDPAGRFRTVDFYHIVSECSKIGSRDCRSVLAALIKATEMLEVLCVNLFLYPWKKEIKSLKTYTGAFVYCLKAVLPLSITQAILATVGYQPQSDTQYVLADSVDPEKVIQVGFDLFLARMECEHLLQVMSQSPQPECLEILCRRGTSPSITGPEEPASGRAEREKQEKEEDVVEGELCTGCPLVAPGPQENEESQVSSPGRPEVGLPLEAASKPPTQSPSPGLRPSSTALNEDRFHLEMQCNYPDLAIRQKRIFSKIPRPPAAQSIREKQQADEPGRATSGLASQLVGPQYTLHTAAAESPPTQPLSQNPLPRPTPQQDLRSRVEQEGPEKQGGLEAGSEAKTEAWTEAGEEEEEEEEVRQLAERMGQMYVCKENLGYPIEETGTPDPHPDQSSNRSPAPPILCHPSLVPVCHIPGCNSCGVGMDNLREPPHSVYVPACHLELCDPSQNQSQATKSPRAQMEYSAVVGPRAQLQHAMEGPSMEVQHQAVVGPRVQQHRSPIQQPEDDLLQTYVMVEHDKK, from the exons ATGACGAACAGTCCTGACCAAACGCCAGATGACCGTCACATTGTCTTTGAAGAATATCAAGATTATTACATACAAACTGGTAGCCCGGAAGTGTGTAAAGAGACTCCGGTTACTGAGAAAGCTGTGCGCTTCTTGTCAGATTCGGATCCCGCGGGAAGGTTTCGTACAGTAGACTTCTATCACATCGTGTCAGAATGTTCAAAAATAGGCTCCAGAGATTGTCGGAGTGTACTTGCTGCACTCATCAAAGCTACTGAAATGTTGGAGGTGCTTTGTGTCAATCTGTTTCTCTACCCATggaagaaagaaataaagagcCTCAAG ACTTACACAGGTGCGTTTGTCTACTGTCTCAAAGCTGTGTTGCCACTCAGCATCACTCAAGCCATCCTGGCTACAGTGGGTTACCAGCCCCAGTCTGACACACAGTACGTGCTGGCTGACTCTGTAGACCCTGAGAAGGTCATCCAAGTCGGTTTTGACCTATTCCTGGCCAGGATGGAGTGTGAGCACCTGCTACAGGTCATGAGTCAAAGTCCACAACCTGAGTGCCTTGAGATCCTGTGCAGGAGAGGCACGTCTCCCAGCATCACAGGTCCCGAGGAACCAGCATCAGGGAGGGCTGAGAGGGAGAaacaagagaaggaggaggacgtTGTGGAGGGAGAGCTCTGTACTGGGTGCCCTTTGGTGGCTCCTGGTCCACAGGAGAACGAAGAGAGCCAGGTGAGCTCACCAGGGCGGCCTGAGGTGGGCCTTCCCCTGGAGGCTGCCTCTAAGCCCCCCACACAAAGCCCCTCCCCAGGCCTCAGACCCTCCAGTACAGCCTTGAATGAAGACCGGTTCCACCTGGAGATGCAGTGCAACTACCCAGACCTGGCAATTAGACAGAAGCGCATCTTCAGTAAAATCCCAAGGCCTCCAGCGGCGCAGAGCATCCGGGAGAAGCAGCAGGCTGATGAGCCTGGCAGAGCTACGTCTGGCTTAGCCAGTCAACTGGTTGGGCCCCAGTACACCTTACACACTGCAGCAGCCGAAAGCCCTCCTACGCAGCCCCTCAGTCAGAACCCCCTGCCCAGACCCACTCCTCAACAGGATTTAAGGAGCAGAGTTGAACAGGAGGGCCCTGAGAAGCAGGGTGGGCTtgaggctgggtctgaggcTAAGACTGAGGCCTGGACTGAggctggtgaggaggaggaagaggaggaggaagtcagACAGCTAGCGGAGCGGATGGGCcagatgtatgtgtgtaaggAGAACCTGGGATATCCCATAGAGGAGACCGGAACCCCTGATCCTCACCCTGACCAAAGCTCCAACAGGAGCCCGGCCCCGCCCATACTTTGCCATCCCTCCCTGGTGCCTGTCTGTCATATCCCAGGGTGCAACAGCTGTGGAGTGGGCATGGACAACCTCAGAGAGCCGCCTCACTCTGTGTACGTCCCAGCCTGTCACCTGGAGCTGTGTGACCCCAGCCAGAACCAGAGTCAGGCAACAAAGAGCCCCAGGGCGCAGATGGAGTATTCTGCAGTTGTAGGCCCCAGGGCGCAGCTGCAGCATGCTATGGAAGGGCCCAGCATGGAGGTGCAGCACCAGGCAGTGGTGGGCCCCAGAGTGCAGCAGCACAGGAGCCCCATACAGCAGCCTGAAGATGACTTGCTGCAAACTTATGTTATGGTGGAACATGACAAAAAGTGA
- the tk2 gene encoding thymidine kinase 2, mitochondrial isoform X2: MLSSSQGKLVRNGEEKKAVICIEGNIASGKTTCLEYFSKTNNIEVLTEPVSKWRNVRGHNPLGLMYQEPTRWGLTLQTYIQLTMLDRHLSPTSAPVRMMERSIYSAKNIFVENLFKSGKMPEVDFAVLSEWFDWITQNIAIPVDLIVYLQTSPKTCYERLKDRCREEEKVIPMEYLEAIHKLYEDWLINQTTFPLPAPVLVISADHDRQKMLHQYEENREKILAASRV, from the exons ATGTTGTCTTCCTCCCAAGGGAAGCTGGTGCGTAATGGCGAGGAGAAGAAGGCCGTG ATTTGTATTGAGGGCAACATTGCTAGTGGAAAGACCACGTGTCTGGAGTACTTCAGTAAAACCAACAACATTGAG GTGCTGACAGAGCCTGTGTCCAAATGGCGAAATGTTCGAGGACACAATCCCCTG gggCTGATGTACCAGGAACCTACCCGATGGGGCCTTACTCTACAGACCTACATTCAGCTGACCATGCTGGACAGACACCTGTCACCTACA TCAGCCCCTGTGAGGATGATGGAGAGGTCTATCTACAGCGCTAAGAACATTTTCGTGGAGAACCTCTTTAAAAG TGGGAAGATGCCAGAGGTGGATTTTGCTGTTCTCAGTGAGTGGTTCGATTGGATTACACAAAACATCGCCATACCAGTGGACCTCATTG TGTACCTGCAGACATCCCCGAAGACCTGCTATGAGCGTCTAAAAGATagatgcagggaggaggagaaggtcatCCCTATG GAATATCTTGAGGCCATTCACAAGCTGTATGAAGATTGGCTGATCAACCAGACCACCTTCCCACTTCCTGCTCCAGTTCTG GTTATCTCGGCGGACCACGACCGTCAGAAGATGCTCCACCAGTATGAGGAGAACCGGGAGAAGATCCTGGCTGCCAGCCGTGTCTGA